The Drosophila sulfurigaster albostrigata strain 15112-1811.04 chromosome 3, ASM2355843v2, whole genome shotgun sequence genomic sequence atacatatagCACAGAgggcaaaatataccaaattctgagccaaagtaactaagagcgaaagtgggcgtgtcaaaagtttgaaacaaacttgatctgcgtgcaaacataaatgctgtcgaaaaaaatgatatctctatctcctagtctctgagatcctgTGTTCCATACGGACAGactggcagacagacagacggaaaacggctagatcgtctcggctgttgacgctaatcaagtataataaagttattatataacacccttctaccctatgggtagccgATTGAACTAAAATGCGATCGAGAAAATAAAGTATTAGGTGAACTGGTTCGCTCATATATTAAGCGAACTACCCTTTGAATTGATTGTTGTCAAACAGTAAGACGAATGCTAATGGATCTATTGTCTTGAATGAATAACAGAGCTACATCTTTTGCAGTCATTTTCAGATTGTCAGaaaaaattaagtattatCGCAAGAAATGGCAAAAATGCGATGAAGGATTAGGCAACTGtttgcaacaataaaaatcaacaatatttatttaattaaaaatattcagaTTTGCAAGCAAACttaacacaaatatatttagaagTACTATTCGATAATCAACGTATCTAGGTCCAGATCCCGACGTGATAACCGTAGTGAAATTCTGTGAGTAGCCTTCAAAATTTACCACGCATTTGTAGGCATCagcatcgtcatcgttgtccTGAACTACCGCCAGTGTGGTTGCATTGTAATATCCATCGCCTTGTTCATAGGGACCATGGTTCACAACCTTGATAATATCGTCATCGTCagatctaaaaataaataaaaataacaaaaacgaaTAATTGTTCAATATTGTCATTTGTTGTGAGAATATTAGTTAACTTGCATTATAGTTAAAGTTGGTTTGGGGAATACATTCAACACGGTACATTCCAATTGGGTCTCGTTATGAATTTTATAACGGGACAGGTTCAATGTCCGATTTCTCACATCAATCACTTGCAAACTCTTGTGAATTGTAATTGTTTCCGATCTAGTTTGCACAACACACTTGTAATCTCCCGTTGAGCTTATAGTAGGATTGATAAGGGCCAGTGAACTATACTGTTTGTTTGGATCCTTTGAGCTTTCATAAGTGCTATCCACGTCATTTTTAAAATCAGGCTAAAGAAGAAGAGTTTATTAGTAATCATAAAATGATTATATTCGAATTATATAGTACGTACAATCGGAGCAGGTTGCGATCCACGAATCCACTGATAAATTGTACGATCATTTCGAAACCATTTCACAGTGAGGAATACATCCGTATCATTTAAATCATAGTTACAATCCAGAACTGTGCGGTCCATATTGTCATCTTCGAGTACTAGAAACTTAGTTTCTTCATCGACTCTCAGTGCCCTACATCCAACacctttaaaataaaaaaggggaaaaaaaagaaatattatttttggttgtgtTGATAAAGAGCGGAATATGAACCAttttggaaaaacaaaaaaatcggATGAACCAATGCTCCTAATCGCAGAGGTTCcctaaattttaaatagttgaaatacatgaacatgtatgtatatataaatatgtgctATTTATCAACACAACAATATGTTGAGCATATATATAGATCGgttgctttattatttatttcattttaaaacatatttcattttgagaATTAACTTCTGCTATTAGTTCatccgatttttttttcaaaatagtACATATTTCTGTCTGGAGAATTGAATTCTTACGTCTCTATCTGCACCACATAACATAGTTACTATCGAAAAGTCttagttttcaatatttatgtatagaatatcaaaatttttcaaatttaaacaacgtatttttttaatttataaaatattagtaTCCTTCCCTATGTCCCGAATAGATTGAACAagtttgttatatataattgAAGAGCTCATTGGTAAACGGCTATTtctgttaatttaatattaattatacaatttactcATTGTGTACACAgacagattgtaaataaaagagatggagaaaaaaagtttgttattatttatttaatcagaCTATTATTCAAACTATAATTTAATcgatttacaaaaaaaatgtttagcaAGTGTTTTTTCGGAATGTTTTGTATATCGCcgattttgcaataaatattaaatacaccCACGAAAACACATAAAATGCAGGTTAAGGCCAAAGCTTGATGTTTGATCTTTTAGCTATTATTTATAGCCAATGTTTCAAGTAATAACTGCACCGAGATATAACACACATG encodes the following:
- the LOC133844521 gene encoding uncharacterized protein LOC133844521, with translation MKFLLVFVVVASVLYNGVGCRALRVDEETKFLVLEDDNMDRTVLDCNYDLNDTDVFLTVKWFRNDRTIYQWIRGSQPAPIPDFKNDVDSTYESSKDPNKQYSSLALINPTISSTGDYKCVVQTRSETITIHKSLQVIDVRNRTLNLSRYKIHNETQLECTVLNVFPKPTLTIISDDDDIIKVVNHGPYEQGDGYYNATTLAVVQDNDDDADAYKCVVNFEGYSQNFTTVITSGSGPRYVDYRIVLLNIFVLSLLANLNIFN